DNA sequence from the Desulfurella sp. genome:
TCTTTATGTTTTGGATTGCTTAAATCTGCAAGTATGCCTGCATGAATTTTATATTGGAGCGTTTTAACACGGCCATCTAAAATTTCTTCAAAGCCCGTATAGTTTTCAACGCTTGTTGCATTAATATCATTTTGTTTCAATAAATTGTAGGTAGAGCCTGTTGAAATTATTGATACGCCTTTTTCTTGTAAAAATTTTGCAAACTCCACAATACCTGATTTATCATATACACTAATAATTGCTCTCATTTTTACTCCTTATTATGATTTCGTCTGATACTTTAGCATTTATAAGTTCTGCAGCACTATTTTTATAGGCAGCAATCTCTAAAAAACCAAAAGAACCCTCTATTGCAAATAAGCCTTCTTTAAATTGTGCATAATATTTAGCTTTTTTGTCTATAATCTTATTATTCACAACTAATTCAAAATTATCTATTTTTGATTTAATATTTGTAATTATATTACCAAATTTATCTATCCATAATATTTCACCTTTTTGTTCTTTATTGTCAAAAATCACCTCCAAACAATCAAATTTCTCATAAGAATCTGTTTTTATAAGTTTGATATCATTATTTAACAATTTGCATACTACTTTTGAAAAAATATCCCTTGCATGAAAAGTAGATGATTTACTTTTAAATTCTTCATCAATATAAAAAACTTCAAAATCACCATCAAATGTCAAAATACCATTATCCCTACCAACAAATATATAACCATTCCTTTTAACAACAATAGGTTTTTCTAAAGAACCAACCTGCGGATCAACAACAACTAAAAAAACACTTCCTTTTGGAAAATACTCAAAAGAATATTTAAGTATAAACTGCGCGCTTTTTAAGCTAAAAGACTCTATCCCGTGAGTTAAATCAATAATATCAGCATTGCAATTTGACTTTATTGCACCTTTTACAATACCTGCATAGGGATCAAAATAGCCAAAGTCCGATAAAAACACTACTGTTTGCATCTTTTATATTTTATACTTAATTAAAAGTTTTTCAAGTTTATATACTAATTTGAAAACTTTGTTAGTATTTGATATAATAAATTTGTGAAAATTAGGATAGCCGAAAATGCTGGTTTTTGTTATGGTGTAAAAAGAGCTATAAAAATAGCAGACGAAGCTCTTAAAAAAAACAAAATAATTTATAGTTTAGGTCCTATAATACATAATCCGCAGGTAGTAAGTCGTTATGAAAAAAAAGGATTAAAGGTTGTTGAAACAATAGATGAAGCAAAAAATGCTGTGCTTATTCGCTCGCATGGTATACCACCCCAAGTATATGAGCAAATAAGCGAAAAAAACTTAGAGTGTATTGACGCAACCTGCCCTTTTGTAAAAGAAGCACAAGATTACGCTAAACAGTTGTACGAAGAAGACTATTTTGTAGTTATAGTTGGAGACCAAAACCACCCGGAAGTCAAAGCTCATATTGCTTATGCCAATTACAAAGCTCAAGTAATAAATTCGATACAAGAAGCAAAAAATATTGAAGCTCAAAAAATAAAACAAGAGCAAGAAATAAGTGACATGGAAGCTTATTATAAAGAAAAAAAGAAACAGCAAGACGAGGCGAAAAAAATTCAACAATTGGCGCGATGGAAACAAGAATTGGCACAAGATCAGGGTGACGATTTAACATCTGGGAGTAATAGTAATAGCACACGTGAAATTACACCAAATAATGTCGATGATCTCAGAGACGATACTGATCCGGTAGATATAAATATTGACATAGATTCCGATCAACCGATAAAAGATAAAAAAACAAAGACAAACAAAAATAACGAGGAACAGCAAGAAACTACTACATCGGTTGGTAACTTAACTAATATTGCATCACAGAAACAGTTGCTTAAATATTTACTCAATGCACAAAAGGCACAACGATAATGTTAATCAATGAAATTGTAGACACTAAAACATTAGACGCTGAAATTAGTCAATTAAGAGCATCACCCGATGCAGACCAACGATCATTGTCAAATATATTAGTACAAAAAAAGAATTTAATATATCAGGAAGATGCAATTCGTAAAAGAATACAACAAAAAAGGNNNNNNNNNNATGTTCTCAAGGTATCAACAAAGGTAGAATAGTGACGTCTCCATCGTTATGTGCCAATCACAAGAAAAAAACAAAAAAGGCAATTATTAGAAAATATTTCACAAATTTGAGAACGATAGATAAACATGGTTGGTTTTATCACACGAGTTGATATTGATAAACGTACTGATATAAAATATTAGTATATATTGTCGCTGGGAAAAAAAATGATATCAAACAAAACTGTGTGGTCAAAATTGTCATCGAAATTTTATCTACCAGATGTTGATGCGCGCGAGATGTCAATTCATCTTTCAAATAATTTTTTGAAAAACACCAGCGTGTCTGGTAAAGATATCATTGACAGAATAATCGAATGTGTCCCATATTCCAAAAAAATATTGGATAGTACAGAAATTTATACATTATCAGATTTTGAAATAAAAACATGGTTTTGTCGGTGGATAATAGTTCAGATGGGTGATAAGAGCATCAATAA
Encoded proteins:
- a CDS encoding SAM-dependent chlorinase/fluorinase, which gives rise to MQTVVFLSDFGYFDPYAGIVKGAIKSNCNADIIDLTHGIESFSLKSAQFILKYSFEYFPKGSVFLVVVDPQVGSLEKPIVVKRNGYIFVGRDNGILTFDGDFEVFYIDEEFKSKSSTFHARDIFSKVVCKLLNNDIKLIKTDSYEKFDCLEVIFDNKEQKGEILWIDKFGNIITNIKSKIDNFELVVNNKIIDKKAKYYAQFKEGLFAIEGSFGFLEIAAYKNSAAELINAKVSDEIIIRSKNESNY